One genomic window of Neisseria sp. oral taxon 014 str. F0314 includes the following:
- the tyrS gene encoding tyrosine--tRNA ligase → MKSVIQDLQSRGLIAQTTDIEALDALLNEQKIALYCGFDPTADSLHIGHLLPVLALRRFQQAGHTPIALVGGATGMIGDPSFKAVERSLNSAETVAGWVESIRNQLKPFLSFEGENAAIMANNADWFGSMNCLDFLRDIGKHFSVNAMLNKESVKQRIERDDVGISFTEFAYSLLQGYDFAELNKRHGAVLEIGGSDQWGNITAGIDLTRRLNQKQVFGLTLPLVTKSDGTKFGKTEGGAVWLNAKKTSPYQFYQFWLKVADADVYKFLKYFTFLSIEEIDAIEAKDKASGTKPEAQRILAEEMTRLIHGEAALQAAQRISESLFAEDQSHLTESDFEQLALDGLPAFEVSDGFNVVEALVKTGLASSNKEARGFVNSKAVLLNGQAAELNNPNHAAERPDDAYLLTDAHKRFGKYTIVRRGKRNHALLVWQ, encoded by the coding sequence GTGAAATCAGTTATCCAAGACCTACAATCGCGCGGCTTAATCGCGCAAACTACCGACATCGAAGCCTTAGATGCTTTGTTGAACGAACAAAAAATCGCCCTCTACTGCGGTTTTGACCCGACCGCCGACAGCCTGCATATCGGCCACTTGTTGCCCGTGTTGGCATTGCGCCGTTTCCAACAGGCGGGGCATACGCCGATTGCTTTGGTAGGCGGCGCGACCGGCATGATCGGCGATCCCAGCTTCAAAGCGGTGGAGCGCAGCTTGAATTCCGCCGAAACCGTTGCCGGCTGGGTAGAAAGCATCCGCAACCAACTGAAACCGTTTTTGAGTTTTGAAGGCGAAAACGCCGCCATTATGGCAAACAACGCCGACTGGTTCGGCAGCATGAACTGCCTCGACTTCCTACGCGACATCGGCAAGCATTTTTCCGTCAACGCCATGTTGAACAAGGAATCCGTCAAACAGCGCATCGAGCGCGACGATGTGGGTATTTCCTTCACTGAGTTCGCCTACTCCCTGCTGCAAGGCTACGACTTTGCCGAATTGAACAAACGCCATGGCGCGGTTTTGGAAATCGGCGGTTCCGACCAATGGGGCAACATCACCGCCGGTATCGACCTGACACGTCGTCTGAATCAAAAACAAGTATTCGGTCTGACCCTGCCGCTTGTTACCAAATCCGACGGCACCAAATTCGGCAAAACCGAAGGCGGCGCGGTATGGCTGAACGCGAAGAAAACCTCGCCGTATCAGTTCTACCAATTCTGGCTGAAAGTTGCCGATGCCGATGTGTATAAATTCTTGAAATACTTCACCTTCCTGTCTATCGAAGAAATCGACGCCATCGAAGCGAAAGACAAAGCCAGCGGCACCAAGCCCGAAGCGCAACGCATCCTCGCCGAAGAAATGACCCGCCTGATTCACGGCGAAGCCGCCCTGCAAGCCGCGCAGCGCATTTCCGAAAGCCTGTTTGCAGAAGACCAAAGCCATCTCACCGAAAGCGACTTCGAACAGCTCGCCCTCGACGGCCTGCCTGCATTTGAAGTTTCAGACGGTTTCAACGTCGTCGAAGCCTTGGTTAAAACCGGCTTGGCCTCGTCCAACAAAGAAGCGCGCGGTTTTGTGAACAGCAAAGCGGTATTGCTCAACGGCCAAGCCGCCGAATTGAACAACCCGAACCACGCCGCCGAACGCCCCGACGATGCCTATCTGCTGACCGACGCGCACAAACGCTTCGGCAAATACACCATCGTGCGGCGCGGCAAACGCAACCACGCGCTCTTGGTTTGGCAATAA